A single genomic interval of Helianthus annuus cultivar XRQ/B chromosome 13, HanXRQr2.0-SUNRISE, whole genome shotgun sequence harbors:
- the LOC110898068 gene encoding GDSL esterase/lipase At5g22810 has protein sequence MSIVETSCSKIDHLFMLILFILVLSSLKGNSQPLVPAMFIFGDSVVDVGNNNNLETIVKSNFPPYGRDFINHHDTGRFCNGKLASDFTGENLGFTSYPPPILSKEANGKNLLLGANFASGGSGYYDTTAKLYNTISLSKQLGYYQEYQKKLVGLAGKANATSIISGSVYLVSSGSSDFVQNYYVNPLLYKVYTPNQFADILIQAYSHFIEELYRLGARKIGVSTLPPIGCLPASITLFGEDSNECVTKMNSVAKYFNKKLNATSLSLKSKLSGLNLVVLDIYHPLFDLIQKPTDFGFFEARKACCGTGLIETSYLCNKESPGTCKNASEYVFWDGFHPSEAANKILADDLLVDGISLVS, from the exons ATGAGCATTGTTGAAACCTCATGTTCTAAGATTGATCATCTTTTTATGTTGATCTTGTTCATTTTAGTGTTATCAAGTCTTAAAGGGAACAGTCAGCCATTAGTTCCGGCAATGTTCATATTCGGCGACTCTGTCGTTGATGTCGGAAACAATAACAACCTCGAAACCATTGTCAAGTCTAACTTCCCTCCTTATGGTAGAGACTTCATCAACCATCATGACACAGGAAGATTTTGTAATGGAAAACTTGCATCTGACTTTACAG GTGAAAATCTTGGATTCACTTCATACCCTCCACCCATACTAAGCAAAGAAGCCAATGGAAAGAACCTCTTGCTTGGAGCCAACTTTGCGTCTGGTGGCTCCGGATATTATGACACCACTGCGAAGCTATAC AACACAATTTCATTGAGCAAGCAACTTGGATACTACCAGGAATACCAAAAGAAGCTCGTTGGGCTCGCAGGGAAGGCGAACGCAACATCAATAATTTCAGGTTCGGTATACCTGGTTAGCTCAGGAAGCAGTGATTTTGTCCAGAATTATTATGTCAATCCACTCCTTTACAAAGTCTACACACCTAACCAATTCGCCGACATTCTTATCCAAGCCTATTCTCACTTCATCGAG GAGTTATATCGGCTAGGAGCAAGAAAGATCGGGGTGTCCACATTACCACCGATAGGTTGTCTACCAGCGTCCATTACGCTATTCGGTGAAGATAGCAACGAGTGTGTTACCAAGATGAATTCAGTAGCCAAATACTTCAACAAAAAGCTCAATGCGACATCTTTAAGTCTCAAGTCGAAACTCTCCGGGCTTAATCTTGTTGTGTTGGATATCTACCACCCTCTTTTCGACCTCATCCAAAAGCCTACTGATTTCG GGTTCTTTGAAGCCCGGAAGGCGTGTTGTGGCACCGGGTTGATAGAGACATCATATCTGTGTAACAAGGAGTCGCCAGGAACGTGCAAAAACGCTTCAGAATATGTGTTTTGGGACGGGTTTCATCCGTCAGAAGCAGCAAACAAGATTTTAGCAGATGACTTACTCGTTGATGGCATTTCTCTTGTGTCTTAA